From the genome of Penaeus monodon isolate SGIC_2016 chromosome 16, NSTDA_Pmon_1, whole genome shotgun sequence, one region includes:
- the LOC119583072 gene encoding LOW QUALITY PROTEIN: membrane-associated tyrosine- and threonine-specific cdc2-inhibitory kinase-like (The sequence of the model RefSeq protein was modified relative to this genomic sequence to represent the inferred CDS: inserted 1 base in 1 codon; deleted 1 base in 1 codon) has protein sequence MILVGGNDTSFQRPAPVFVPEHRTLSTKKSRGTPKFAPPPKAPVKSCPVTRIFPRISDYDRPQPVSFRDDSDTSFIVQSPLYSAEKTALYFEQCYAIEEKLGVGSFGEXYRVRSKEDGRQYACKRTLLRFRGEGDRRRRMEEVQKHEKLPKHKNCVEFYRAWEERQHLYLLTEVCRTSLADMAEDRHDLPESVVWDYLVDLLQGVSHLHKHHLVHMDIKTRKHFIGYEGYASWDFWSVLKRLRLYDSHKAKRGFPLRMFFTGSFFAFVALPNNCARGRSWEPPKKVRMNNFAPTSNHGIFEREPNLFLQKGFRQFHTYILTLKRTPDFFGVHPSIRKTAICTNLRKYNIKNSGFLELLVLAFCGGVCRRNFCFCARGYALGTPGDIKNSSYVT, from the exons ATGATCTTGGTAGGTGGAAATGACACCTCATTTCAACGTCCCGCGCCAGTATTTGTTCCAGAACACAGAACTCTATCCACTAAGAAG TCTAGAGGTACACCA AAATTTGCACCGCCCCCAAAAGCCCCAGTGAAGAGTTGTCCAGTCACAAGAATATTTCCGCGCATCAGCGACTACGACCGACCCCAGCCAGTGTCTTTCAGGGATGATTCCGACACAT CTTTTATAGTACAGAGTCCACTGTACAGTGCAGAAAAAACAGCACTTTACTTTGAACAGTGTTATGCCATTGAGGAGAAACTTGGCGTTGGTTCCTTCGGGG TGTACCGAGTCCGAAGTAAAGAAGATGGGAGACAGTATGCCTGCAAACGCACCCTGTTAAGATTTCGAGGGGAAGGTGACAG gcggaggagaatggaggaagtcCAGAAACACGAGAAACTCCCAAAGCACAAAAACTGCGTCGAGTTCTATCGGGCTTGGGAAGAACGGCAACACCTGTACCTTTTGACAGAAGTTTGCCGCACATCACTAGCAGACATGGCTGAAGACAGACATGATCTTCCAGAGAGTGTTGTTTGGGATTATCTAGTCGATTTGTTACAG ggTGTAAGCCACTTACACAAACATCATTTGGTGCATATGGACATAAAAACCAGAAAACATTTTATTGGCTACGAGGGTTATGCAAGCTGGGATTTTTGGTCTGTCTTGAAACGTCTCAGGTTATatgact CTCATAAGGCCAAAAGGGGTTTCCCGTTGCGAATGTTTTTTACGGGGTCATTCTTTGCCTTTGTTGCGCTCCCAAACAACTGCGCAAGAGGGAGGTCTTGGGAACCACCCAAAAAAGTCCGAATGAATAATTTTGCTCCCACTTCAAACCATGGGATTTTCGAG CGTGAGCCAAACCTTTTCCTCCAAAAAGGGTTTCGGCAATTCCACACCTATATCCTCACTCTTAAAAGAACACCTGACTTTTTTGGGGTTCACCCCAGTATAAGGAAAACAG CAATTTGTACCAATTTACGAAAGTACAACATTAAGAACTCTGGGTTTTTGGAGCTGTTGGTTTTGGCCTTCTGTGGGGGTGTATGCAGAAGAAATTTTTGCTTTTGCG CCAGGGGCTACGCCCTTGGGACCCCTGG CGACATTAAGAACTCCAGCTATGTGACGTAA